One Mycobacteriales bacterium genomic window carries:
- a CDS encoding aspartate-semialdehyde dehydrogenase: protein MTAAGRNARGVRLGVVGATGQVGAVVLRLLTERSFPLAELRLFASARSAGSTLTVGGRTIVVEDASTADPAGLDLAIFSAGGGTSKALAPKYAAAGVTVIDNSSAWRMDPDVPLVVSEVNPDALQDIRKGIVANPNCTTMAAMPVLKPLHDAAGLVRIVASTYQAVSGSGLAGVDELDGQVRKTADSATLLVHDGSAVDFPPPGVYVAPIAFNVLPMAGSLVADGSQETDEEHKLRNESRKILGVPDLRVSGTCVRVPVFTGHSLSLNVEFARPLSVAAATDLLRNAPGVELADVPTPLLAAGRDPSYVGRLRQDGANGLALFVSNDNLRKGAALNAVQIAELLGRVTA, encoded by the coding sequence GTGACGGCGGCCGGGCGCAACGCGCGAGGTGTCCGCCTCGGCGTGGTCGGTGCCACCGGGCAGGTCGGGGCCGTCGTCCTGCGCCTGCTGACCGAGCGGTCCTTTCCCCTCGCGGAGTTGCGGTTGTTCGCCAGCGCGCGCTCGGCCGGCTCGACGCTCACCGTCGGCGGCCGCACGATCGTGGTGGAGGACGCGTCGACGGCCGACCCGGCCGGGCTGGACCTGGCCATCTTCAGCGCCGGCGGCGGGACGTCGAAGGCACTCGCGCCGAAGTACGCCGCGGCCGGCGTCACCGTCATCGACAACTCCAGCGCGTGGCGGATGGACCCGGATGTCCCGCTGGTCGTCAGCGAGGTGAACCCCGACGCGCTGCAGGACATCCGCAAGGGCATCGTCGCCAACCCGAACTGCACCACCATGGCTGCGATGCCGGTGCTCAAGCCGCTGCACGACGCCGCCGGGTTGGTCCGGATCGTGGCGAGCACCTACCAGGCGGTGTCCGGCAGCGGCCTGGCCGGGGTCGACGAGCTCGACGGTCAGGTGCGCAAGACCGCCGACAGTGCCACGCTGCTCGTGCACGACGGGTCGGCGGTGGACTTCCCGCCGCCGGGGGTGTACGTCGCGCCGATCGCGTTCAACGTGCTGCCGATGGCCGGCTCGCTGGTGGCCGACGGGTCCCAGGAGACCGACGAGGAGCACAAGCTCCGCAACGAGAGCCGCAAGATCCTCGGCGTTCCGGACCTGCGGGTCTCCGGCACCTGCGTGCGCGTCCCGGTGTTCACCGGTCACTCGCTGTCGCTCAACGTCGAATTCGCCCGCCCGCTGTCGGTTGCAGCGGCGACCGACCTGCTGCGGAACGCTCCGGGGGTCGAGCTCGCCGACGTGCCGACCCCGCTGCTGGCCGCCGGCCGTGACCCCTCCTACGTCGGCCGGCTGCGGCAGGACGGCGCGAACGGCCTGGCGTTGTTCGTGAGCAACGACAACCTCCGGAAGGGCGCGGCGCTGAACGCGGTGCAGATCGCCGAGCTGCTGGGCAGGGTCACGGCGTGA
- a CDS encoding serine/threonine-protein kinase has product MTDPTEAIPSGDGEQRFVADRYRLVSLLGRGGTAEVWKAQDDALGRSVALKLVTVQADESSARAGEEARLLARLSHPSLVPVYDAGSDEQGRPWVVMELVEGETLSDTIRRGPLPSERTAGIGSSIAQALAYVHGQGLVHRDVKPANVLMGRDGRIRLTDFGIARLVDAARVTSTGMMVGTASYLAPEQVAGEPVGPPADVYALGLVLLECLTGEREYAGSTVEVALARLHRSPEVPATLPAGWPGLLRAMTAREPADRPLPADAASELGAIAGGGAATTLMSAATAAVPARDRTQVLPAAPPAPPPRPAVAPRPVAPAPRNTWAWALALLAVALLIGAGALYALQDRGTTGPLPAVDPGIPQPLQSQLQDLQREVDS; this is encoded by the coding sequence GTGACCGACCCGACCGAGGCGATCCCGAGCGGGGACGGCGAGCAGCGGTTCGTCGCCGATCGTTATCGGCTGGTCAGCCTGCTCGGCCGCGGCGGCACCGCCGAAGTCTGGAAGGCGCAGGACGACGCCCTCGGCCGCAGCGTGGCGCTGAAGCTCGTGACCGTGCAGGCCGACGAGAGTTCGGCCCGTGCCGGCGAGGAGGCGCGGCTGCTGGCCCGGCTGTCCCACCCGTCGCTCGTGCCGGTCTACGATGCCGGCAGCGACGAGCAGGGCCGGCCGTGGGTGGTCATGGAGCTGGTGGAGGGCGAGACGCTGTCCGACACCATCCGTCGCGGGCCGCTCCCGTCGGAGCGGACCGCGGGTATCGGCAGCTCGATAGCGCAGGCGCTGGCGTACGTCCACGGCCAGGGGCTGGTGCACCGCGACGTCAAGCCGGCCAACGTGCTCATGGGCCGCGACGGGCGGATCCGGCTCACCGACTTCGGTATCGCCCGGCTGGTCGACGCCGCCCGGGTGACGTCGACCGGGATGATGGTCGGCACCGCGTCCTACCTGGCTCCGGAGCAGGTCGCGGGTGAGCCGGTGGGCCCGCCCGCCGACGTCTACGCGCTCGGCCTGGTGCTGCTCGAGTGCCTGACCGGTGAGCGGGAGTACGCCGGCAGCACCGTCGAGGTCGCGCTGGCCCGCCTGCACCGCTCACCGGAGGTGCCCGCGACCCTGCCGGCGGGTTGGCCGGGTCTGCTGCGCGCGATGACCGCCCGCGAGCCGGCGGACCGTCCGCTGCCGGCCGACGCCGCCAGTGAGCTGGGCGCGATCGCCGGCGGCGGCGCGGCGACCACGCTCATGTCCGCCGCGACCGCCGCGGTCCCGGCCCGCGATCGCACCCAGGTGCTGCCGGCCGCTCCGCCGGCCCCGCCCCCCCGACCGGCCGTCGCCCCGCGCCCGGTCGCTCCGGCTCCACGCAACACCTGGGCCTGGGCGCTGGCGTTGCTCGCGGTGGCGCTGCTCATCGGCGCCGGCGCGCTCTACGCCTTGCAGGACCGGGGTACCACCGGGCCGCTGCCCGCGGTGGATCCGGGCATCCCGCAGCCGCTGCAGAGCCAGCTGCAGGACCTTCAGCGGGAGGTCGACTCGTGA
- a CDS encoding signal recognition particle-docking protein FtsY, which yields PTEEPEPTEEPEPTEEPEPTEEPEPTEEPEPEKTEEPEPTQSIGIVLPPSESSPSPAQASQKGPPRSREPAPSPEPTA from the coding sequence AGCCGACGGAGGAGCCCGAGCCGACGGAGGAGCCCGAGCCGACGGAGGAGCCCGAGCCGACGGAGGAGCCCGAACCGACGGAGGAGCCCGAACCGGAGAAGACCGAGGAACCGGAGCCGACGCAGAGCATCGGGATCGTGCTGCCCCCGTCCGAGAGCTCGCCGTCACCCGCGCAGGCCTCACAGAAGGGCCCACCGCGCAGCCGGGAGCCGGCGCCGTCTCCCGAGCCGACGGCGTGA
- a CDS encoding prolyl oligopeptidase family serine peptidase has translation MTTPLWERRFRAPRVSLPDWARDAPHRCLYVANPTGTFEFYAWDRETGSIRQVTSRAHGTSEGALSPDGEQVWWFDDTDGDEFGRWRRQPFTGGPDEDAAPGVPAGYPAGLAVARNVVLVGCSTDDGSSIHLVRDGSTAVLYSSEHDADLAGLSCDERLVVLEHSEHGDSRHRALRVLTLSGGVVWERWDGEGRGLSAVGFSPVVGDTRLLAVHEREGRPLPFVVEPTTGVEVHPDLSGLEGDLDADWYPDGSALLVRAEARGRSTLHRVTLTGEVSELPTPTGSIGDATARPDGAVEYSWSSAALPTVIRSTGGQVVLAPPGDSAPASVPVSDAFVEGPGGTVHALLATPPGVGPFPTVFLLHGGPTWHDSDSFAADRAAYVDLGCAVVHVNYRGSTGYGAAWRDALTGRPGLTELEDVGAVHDWAVATGLADPGGCVLAGGSWGGYLSLLGLGTQPDRWAAGVAAVPVADYLAAYEDEMEPLRAFDRSLFGGSPKQVPERYARSSPITHVDAVRAPVLILAGTNDPRCPIRQIDNWVAAAQERGATVQVYRFEAGHGSLVVDERVRQMRVELEFVAKTLGLAGPV, from the coding sequence ATGACCACCCCGCTCTGGGAACGGCGCTTCCGGGCGCCCCGCGTCTCGCTGCCGGACTGGGCGCGGGACGCGCCGCACCGCTGTCTCTACGTCGCCAACCCCACCGGCACCTTCGAGTTCTACGCCTGGGACCGCGAGACCGGCAGCATCCGCCAGGTGACCTCCCGCGCACACGGCACCAGCGAAGGCGCACTCTCGCCGGACGGCGAGCAGGTGTGGTGGTTCGACGACACCGACGGCGACGAGTTCGGCCGCTGGCGTCGCCAGCCGTTCACCGGCGGCCCGGACGAGGACGCGGCCCCGGGCGTGCCGGCCGGCTATCCGGCCGGCCTCGCGGTCGCACGGAACGTCGTGCTGGTGGGCTGCTCGACCGACGACGGCTCCAGCATCCACCTGGTCCGGGACGGCTCGACAGCGGTGCTCTACTCCAGCGAGCACGACGCCGACCTGGCGGGGCTGTCCTGCGACGAGCGGCTGGTCGTCCTGGAGCACTCCGAGCACGGCGACTCGCGGCACCGCGCGCTGCGCGTGCTCACCCTTTCGGGCGGGGTCGTGTGGGAGCGCTGGGACGGTGAGGGGCGGGGGCTGTCCGCCGTCGGCTTCTCCCCGGTCGTCGGCGACACCCGGCTGCTCGCCGTGCACGAGCGCGAGGGTCGGCCGCTGCCCTTCGTCGTCGAACCGACCACGGGGGTGGAGGTGCACCCGGACCTGTCCGGTCTGGAAGGCGATCTGGACGCCGACTGGTATCCGGACGGCTCCGCTCTGCTGGTCCGCGCCGAGGCGCGCGGGCGCTCCACGCTGCACCGGGTGACGCTGACGGGTGAGGTGAGCGAGCTGCCCACCCCGACCGGCAGCATCGGGGACGCGACGGCCCGGCCGGACGGCGCGGTGGAGTACTCCTGGTCCTCGGCCGCGTTGCCGACGGTCATCCGCTCCACCGGTGGCCAGGTGGTGCTGGCGCCGCCGGGGGACTCCGCGCCGGCGTCGGTGCCGGTGAGCGACGCGTTCGTGGAGGGTCCGGGCGGGACGGTGCACGCGCTGCTCGCGACGCCGCCGGGAGTGGGGCCGTTCCCGACCGTCTTCCTTCTGCACGGCGGACCGACCTGGCACGACAGCGACAGCTTCGCGGCCGACCGCGCGGCGTACGTCGACCTCGGCTGTGCGGTCGTGCACGTCAACTACCGCGGCTCGACCGGCTACGGGGCCGCCTGGCGCGACGCCCTCACCGGCCGGCCCGGGTTGACCGAGCTCGAGGACGTCGGGGCCGTGCACGACTGGGCGGTCGCCACCGGCCTCGCCGATCCGGGCGGCTGCGTCCTGGCCGGTGGCTCCTGGGGCGGCTATCTCTCGCTGCTCGGGCTCGGCACCCAGCCCGACCGCTGGGCCGCCGGCGTCGCCGCCGTCCCTGTCGCCGACTATCTCGCCGCGTACGAGGACGAGATGGAGCCGCTGCGGGCCTTCGACCGTTCGCTGTTCGGGGGGTCACCGAAACAGGTGCCGGAGCGCTACGCGCGCAGCTCGCCGATCACCCACGTGGACGCGGTGCGCGCGCCCGTGCTGATCCTCGCGGGAACCAACGACCCGCGCTGCCCGATCCGGCAGATCGACAACTGGGTCGCGGCGGCGCAGGAGCGCGGCGCGACCGTGCAGGTCTACCGCTTCGAGGCCGGGCACGGGTCGCTCGTCGTCGACGAGCGGGTGCGGCAGATGCGGGTCGAGCTGGAGTTCGTGGCGAAGACGCTGGGCCTGGCCGGACCCGTCTGA
- a CDS encoding metallophosphoesterase, whose translation MRLRPLAALAAVGLAWPFVEPHLPVLRRVTVPVLPPGWAPLRLLHVSDLHLLARHTRRANWVRQLARHEPDLIVSTGDHVSSAAAIPLLTDTFAALTAQGSPGVFVPGNNDYFTPVLPSPLGYLRGGPPRRRSADLPWSRAAALLEEVGWTDLTHRRVTLQVCGRPVVLTGTDDAHLRRDRYGLVAGPVGGFGLGITHTPQRALLRSYARDGHALILAGHSHGGQLRLPGAGALVTNCDLQRWRARGLTRGEGGWLHVSAGLGSSPYLPVRFCCRPEATLLDLVPAG comes from the coding sequence GTGCGCCTCCGCCCCCTCGCCGCTCTCGCCGCGGTGGGGCTGGCCTGGCCCTTCGTCGAGCCGCACCTGCCGGTCCTGCGGCGGGTGACGGTGCCCGTGCTGCCGCCCGGGTGGGCCCCGCTGCGCCTGCTGCACGTCTCCGACCTGCACCTGCTGGCCCGGCACACCCGGCGCGCGAACTGGGTGCGACAGCTGGCCCGCCACGAACCGGACCTGATCGTCTCGACCGGCGACCACGTCTCCTCCGCCGCTGCGATCCCCCTGCTGACGGACACCTTCGCCGCACTGACGGCTCAGGGATCGCCCGGCGTCTTCGTGCCCGGCAACAATGACTACTTCACACCGGTCCTCCCCTCGCCACTGGGCTACCTGCGCGGCGGCCCGCCTCGCCGGCGCAGCGCCGACCTGCCCTGGTCGCGGGCCGCGGCGCTCCTGGAGGAAGTCGGCTGGACCGACCTCACGCACCGGCGGGTGACGCTGCAGGTGTGCGGGCGGCCGGTCGTGCTCACCGGCACCGACGACGCACATCTGCGCCGCGACCGCTACGGGCTGGTGGCCGGCCCGGTCGGCGGCTTCGGGCTCGGCATCACGCACACACCGCAGCGGGCCCTGCTCCGGTCCTACGCCCGGGACGGCCACGCGCTGATCCTCGCCGGGCACAGTCACGGCGGCCAGCTGCGGCTGCCCGGTGCGGGTGCGCTGGTGACCAACTGCGACCTGCAGCGGTGGCGGGCGCGGGGGCTCACCCGCGGCGAGGGTGGCTGGCTGCACGTCAGCGCCGGGCTGGGCTCCTCGCCGTACCTGCCGGTCCGGTTCTGCTGCCGTCCGGAGGCGACGCTGCTGGACCTGGTGCCGGCCGGCTGA
- a CDS encoding GatB/YqeY domain-containing protein, translated as MGELKDRLQQDLTASMKARNELHTATLRMVLTAIGNEEVAGRSARVLSADEELTVLAREAKKRREAAEAFRSGGADERAERELAEEQVLAEYLPAQLSDDELVAVVDEAVLQIGASGPQAMGAVMKVVGPKVAGRAEGGRVAAAVRAALAS; from the coding sequence ATGGGCGAGCTCAAGGATCGGCTGCAGCAGGATCTCACCGCCTCGATGAAGGCTCGGAACGAGCTGCACACCGCCACGCTGCGCATGGTGCTCACCGCGATCGGCAACGAGGAGGTCGCCGGCAGGTCGGCCCGCGTGCTGTCGGCCGACGAGGAGCTCACCGTGCTCGCGCGCGAGGCCAAGAAGCGGCGGGAGGCGGCCGAGGCGTTCCGCTCCGGCGGGGCCGACGAGCGGGCCGAGCGGGAGCTGGCCGAGGAGCAGGTGCTGGCCGAGTATCTGCCGGCCCAGTTGTCCGACGACGAGCTGGTGGCCGTGGTCGACGAGGCAGTCCTGCAGATCGGTGCGAGCGGCCCGCAGGCCATGGGTGCGGTCATGAAGGTCGTCGGCCCGAAGGTCGCGGGGAGGGCCGAGGGCGGCCGGGTCGCCGCGGCTGTGCGGGCGGCGCTCGCGAGCTGA
- a CDS encoding transglycosylase domain-containing protein: protein MSRPSRPPAPAPVRLVYALLISALTGLLLAGAAFPVIGGLGLVAKAGADEFLVLPEDFQITPLAQRSKILASDGSLLAILYRENRVLAELRYIPDLTRKAFIAVEDSRFYAHNGVDYKGTLRAAIENAQAGGVSQGGSTLTQQYVKNALLQAADDKAGQDAAREVTLDRKLKEARYALAIEKEFSKDEILERYLNIAYFGNGVYGIGTAATFYFGKPAKDLDLTEGALLAGIVQSPGRFDPVRARQDPQQMQRLLDRRNLVLRRMALEGFITEIERAEGTVVKPKFKISPVGSGCENPAVAAPFFCDYVRRILEESPALGRTRQERQERLLAGGLTIKTTLDPVVQQAAQRAADEKVPREDPYQAATAVNSVEPGTGDIKAMAVNRFFSEEKKPGHTKVNLAIGGSSGMQAGSTFKPFVLTAALQQGIPLSLSFFSPNKYTSDVFLNYTRDGIEPYTLNNAGDSQAGTYDLRSGTWNSVNTFYVQLAERTGVEPPAAIAESLGLKQFKDGEPTEPLLRGGAFTLGVDDVSPLAMAGAYATFAARGLYCPPRAVTEVLDNRGRPILLTDSPCKQVIEQGIADTVTDVLRGVVESGTGKGASIGRAAAGKTGSTNGSRAAWFAGYTPELATTVWVGKPQPENMQRVRINGRYYPQVYGGTLPAAIWRQAMSGALEGVPVGRFAGADSDVVAGQQLEVPDVRGQPYDVAVRTLTEAGFGIRDGGRVNAAPVRRGAVAYTSPRAGSTVQAGRTVTIFTSNGREAVVEPAPAPPPEQRPAGGEPADAPGADPPGNGRGNGRGNG from the coding sequence GTGTCCCGCCCCTCCCGACCACCCGCGCCTGCGCCGGTCCGGCTCGTGTACGCCCTGCTGATCAGCGCGCTGACGGGCCTGCTCCTGGCCGGCGCGGCCTTCCCGGTGATCGGCGGGCTCGGCCTGGTCGCCAAGGCGGGAGCCGACGAGTTCCTCGTCCTGCCGGAGGACTTCCAGATCACCCCGCTGGCGCAGCGCAGCAAGATCCTGGCCTCGGACGGGTCGCTGCTGGCGATCCTCTACCGCGAGAACCGCGTCCTCGCCGAACTGCGCTACATCCCCGACCTGACCCGCAAGGCGTTCATCGCCGTCGAGGACTCGCGCTTCTACGCCCACAACGGCGTGGACTACAAGGGGACCCTGCGCGCCGCGATCGAGAACGCGCAGGCCGGCGGGGTCAGCCAGGGCGGGTCGACGCTGACCCAGCAGTACGTCAAGAATGCCCTCCTGCAGGCCGCGGACGACAAGGCGGGGCAGGACGCCGCCCGGGAGGTCACCCTGGACCGCAAGCTCAAGGAGGCGCGCTACGCGCTCGCCATCGAGAAGGAGTTCAGCAAGGACGAGATTCTCGAGCGCTACCTGAACATCGCCTACTTCGGCAACGGCGTCTACGGCATCGGGACGGCGGCCACCTTCTACTTCGGCAAGCCGGCCAAGGACCTCGATCTCACCGAGGGTGCGCTGCTGGCCGGCATCGTGCAGAGTCCCGGCCGCTTCGACCCGGTCAGGGCCCGGCAGGACCCGCAACAGATGCAGCGGCTGCTCGACCGGCGCAACCTGGTGCTGCGCCGGATGGCGCTCGAGGGGTTCATCACCGAGATCGAGCGGGCCGAGGGCACGGTCGTGAAGCCGAAGTTCAAGATCAGCCCGGTGGGCAGCGGCTGCGAGAACCCCGCCGTGGCCGCGCCGTTCTTCTGCGACTACGTGCGCCGGATCCTGGAGGAGAGCCCCGCGCTCGGCCGCACCCGTCAGGAGCGCCAGGAGCGCCTGCTCGCCGGCGGCCTGACCATCAAGACGACGCTCGACCCGGTGGTGCAGCAGGCGGCACAGCGGGCGGCCGACGAGAAGGTGCCGCGCGAGGACCCCTACCAGGCTGCCACCGCCGTCAACAGCGTCGAGCCGGGGACCGGCGACATCAAGGCGATGGCGGTCAACCGGTTCTTCAGTGAGGAGAAGAAGCCCGGGCACACCAAGGTCAACCTGGCGATCGGCGGCTCGAGCGGCATGCAGGCCGGCTCGACGTTCAAGCCGTTCGTCCTGACCGCAGCGCTGCAGCAGGGCATACCGTTGTCCCTGAGCTTCTTCTCGCCGAACAAGTACACCTCCGACGTCTTCCTGAACTACACCAGGGACGGCATCGAGCCCTACACGCTCAACAACGCCGGGGACTCCCAAGCGGGCACCTACGACCTGCGCAGCGGCACCTGGAACTCCGTCAACACCTTCTACGTGCAGCTGGCGGAGCGCACCGGCGTCGAGCCGCCGGCCGCGATCGCCGAGTCGCTGGGCCTCAAGCAGTTCAAGGACGGAGAGCCCACCGAGCCGCTGCTGCGCGGCGGAGCCTTCACCCTCGGCGTCGACGACGTCAGCCCGCTGGCGATGGCCGGCGCCTACGCCACCTTCGCCGCCCGCGGGCTCTACTGCCCGCCACGCGCCGTGACCGAGGTGCTCGACAACCGGGGCCGGCCGATCCTGCTGACCGACTCGCCCTGCAAGCAGGTCATCGAGCAGGGCATCGCCGACACCGTCACCGACGTCCTGCGCGGCGTCGTCGAGTCGGGCACCGGCAAGGGCGCCTCGATCGGCCGCGCAGCCGCCGGCAAGACCGGCAGCACGAACGGCTCACGCGCCGCGTGGTTCGCCGGCTACACGCCGGAACTCGCGACGACGGTGTGGGTGGGCAAGCCACAGCCGGAGAACATGCAGCGGGTACGGATCAACGGCCGGTACTACCCGCAGGTCTACGGCGGGACGCTGCCCGCGGCGATCTGGAGGCAGGCCATGAGCGGCGCGCTCGAGGGTGTCCCTGTCGGCCGGTTCGCCGGCGCCGACAGCGACGTCGTGGCCGGCCAGCAGCTGGAGGTGCCCGACGTGCGTGGGCAGCCGTACGACGTCGCGGTCCGGACGTTGACCGAAGCGGGCTTCGGCATCCGCGACGGCGGCCGGGTCAATGCGGCGCCGGTCCGGCGCGGCGCGGTGGCCTACACCTCTCCGCGCGCCGGGAGCACCGTGCAGGCCGGCCGGACGGTCACGATCTTCACCTCGAACGGCCGGGAAGCGGTCGTCGAGCCGGCTCCCGCTCCCCCGCCGGAGCAGCGGCCGGCCGGTGGTGAGCCGGCCGACGCCCCGGGTGCGGATCCTCCCGGCAACGGCAGGGGCAACGGCAGGGGTAACGGCTGA
- a CDS encoding WhiB family transcriptional regulator, translating into MTVTALDTSQAWIARSACRDTDPDELFVTGAAQNRAKAVCMGCPVRTECLSDALDNRVEFGVWGGMTERERRALLRRRPDVRSWRVLLEQARAEHGTSAEAV; encoded by the coding sequence ATGACCGTTACCGCGCTGGACACCTCGCAGGCCTGGATCGCCCGGTCCGCCTGCCGCGACACCGACCCCGACGAGCTCTTCGTCACCGGAGCCGCCCAGAACCGCGCCAAGGCGGTCTGCATGGGCTGTCCCGTCCGGACCGAGTGCCTGTCCGACGCGCTCGACAACAGGGTGGAGTTCGGCGTCTGGGGCGGGATGACCGAGCGCGAGCGCCGGGCGCTGCTGCGCCGCCGGCCGGACGTGCGCAGCTGGCGGGTGCTGCTCGAGCAGGCGCGCGCCGAGCACGGCACCTCCGCCGAGGCGGTTTAG
- a CDS encoding ArsA family ATPase, translating into MSSPVLEVDAVLDTARILVCTGAGGVGKTTTAASLALRAAERGRRTVVLTIDPARRLAQSMGLSELDNSPRRVAGIDGTRGGSLDAMMLDMKRTFDEIVLTHAEPGKAQAILDNPFYQALSSSFAGTQEYMAMEKLSQLEATGAYDLIVVDTPPTRSALDFLDAPERLTTFLDGRMIKMLLAPAKAGGRAYLKVVSAGFTVFTNVLTKIIGASVLQDVSQFVAALETMFGGFRERAQATYDLLKAPGTAFVVVAAPERDALREAAYFVERLAQEQMPLAGLVVNRVHRSGSACLTTERALGAAQALEESGGHELAAAVLRLHAERRTLAARERRLQERFSGAHPGVPVVEVAALPGDVHDLNGLRAIGADLAAGVPA; encoded by the coding sequence GTGAGTTCACCGGTGCTGGAGGTCGACGCCGTGCTCGACACCGCGAGGATCCTGGTCTGCACCGGGGCCGGTGGCGTCGGCAAGACCACCACGGCAGCCTCGCTCGCGCTGCGGGCCGCCGAGCGCGGCCGCCGCACGGTTGTCTTGACCATCGACCCGGCCCGGCGGCTGGCCCAGTCGATGGGCCTGTCCGAGCTGGACAACAGCCCTCGCCGGGTCGCCGGGATCGACGGGACGAGGGGCGGCTCGCTCGACGCAATGATGCTCGACATGAAGCGGACGTTCGACGAGATCGTTCTCACCCACGCCGAGCCGGGCAAGGCGCAGGCGATCCTGGACAACCCCTTCTACCAAGCCCTCTCGTCCTCCTTCGCCGGCACCCAGGAGTACATGGCGATGGAGAAGCTCAGCCAGCTCGAGGCCACCGGCGCGTACGACCTGATCGTCGTGGACACGCCCCCCACCCGGTCCGCCCTGGACTTCCTGGACGCGCCCGAACGGCTGACGACCTTTCTCGACGGCCGCATGATCAAGATGCTGCTCGCGCCGGCGAAGGCCGGCGGCAGGGCCTACCTCAAGGTCGTCAGCGCCGGCTTCACCGTCTTCACGAACGTGCTGACCAAGATCATCGGCGCCTCCGTCCTGCAGGACGTCTCCCAGTTCGTCGCCGCGCTCGAGACGATGTTCGGCGGTTTCCGCGAGCGGGCGCAGGCGACCTACGACCTGCTCAAAGCGCCGGGCACGGCCTTCGTCGTGGTCGCCGCGCCCGAGCGCGACGCGCTGCGCGAGGCGGCCTACTTCGTCGAGCGGCTGGCGCAGGAACAGATGCCGCTGGCCGGGCTGGTGGTCAACCGGGTGCACCGCTCGGGCAGCGCCTGCCTGACGACCGAGCGGGCACTGGGGGCCGCGCAGGCACTGGAGGAGTCCGGCGGCCACGAGCTGGCCGCCGCCGTCCTGCGGCTGCACGCCGAGCGCCGGACGCTGGCCGCGCGTGAGCGGCGGCTACAGGAGCGCTTCTCCGGCGCCCACCCGGGGGTGCCGGTCGTCGAGGTCGCCGCCCTGCCGGGCGACGTGCACGACCTGAACGGCCTGCGGGCGATCGGCGCCGACCTGGCCGCCGGCGTCCCCGCGTAG
- a CDS encoding ArsA-related P-loop ATPase, with translation MADFPDVRLHVVTGKGGTGKTTVAAALALALAGGGNRVLLAEVEGRQGIAQLFDCPPLPYEERKVAVAPAGGDVYALAIDPEDALLDYLHMFYRLSRTGVAARTLRRMGAIDFATTVAPGLRDVLLTGKVKEAVVRQDKAGRRAYDAVVLDGPPTGRIARFLNISSEMSGLAKVGPLKSQSDGVMAVLRSPTTAVHLVTLLEEMPVQETLDGVAELRGVGLPAGGVVVNAVRAPLLHPADLRAAEQGRLDRAALAAGLEQAGLGSPEQLVQALAAEAGDHAARVALEERGRDALAALDRPSYELPRLAEAVDLAGLYELATMLKAQGLG, from the coding sequence GTGGCGGACTTCCCGGACGTGCGGCTGCACGTCGTGACCGGCAAGGGCGGCACCGGCAAGACCACCGTCGCCGCCGCGCTGGCCCTCGCCCTCGCGGGCGGGGGCAACCGCGTGCTGCTCGCCGAGGTCGAGGGGCGCCAGGGCATCGCCCAACTGTTCGACTGCCCGCCGCTGCCGTACGAGGAACGCAAGGTGGCGGTGGCCCCGGCCGGCGGCGACGTCTACGCCCTGGCGATCGATCCTGAGGACGCGCTGCTGGACTACCTCCACATGTTCTACCGGTTGTCCCGCACGGGCGTGGCGGCTCGCACGCTGCGCCGGATGGGCGCGATCGACTTCGCCACCACCGTCGCCCCGGGCCTGCGTGACGTGCTGCTCACGGGCAAGGTCAAGGAAGCGGTCGTCCGGCAGGACAAGGCCGGGCGCCGGGCCTACGACGCGGTCGTGCTGGACGGCCCGCCCACCGGCCGGATCGCGCGCTTTCTGAACATCAGCTCCGAGATGAGCGGCCTGGCCAAGGTCGGCCCGCTGAAGAGCCAGTCCGATGGTGTGATGGCTGTGCTGCGCTCGCCGACGACCGCCGTCCATCTCGTCACCCTGCTCGAGGAGATGCCCGTGCAGGAGACGCTCGACGGCGTCGCCGAGCTGCGCGGGGTGGGCCTGCCCGCGGGCGGCGTCGTGGTCAACGCGGTGCGCGCGCCGCTGCTCCACCCGGCCGACCTGCGGGCCGCCGAGCAGGGCCGGCTGGACCGGGCGGCCCTGGCCGCCGGCCTCGAGCAGGCCGGGCTGGGCTCGCCGGAGCAGCTCGTGCAGGCACTGGCTGCCGAGGCGGGCGACCACGCGGCCCGGGTCGCGCTGGAGGAGCGGGGCCGGGACGCGCTGGCCGCCCTGGACCGCCCGTCCTACGAGCTGCCGCGACTGGCCGAGGCCGTGGATCTGGCCGGGCTCTACGAGCTGGCCACGATGCTGAAGGCGCAGGGGCTCGGGTGA
- a CDS encoding WhiB family transcriptional regulator — MHIPRLAVDRLTEPTWRVDAQCRQKNAGYFFAPSHFERKEEKSAREGAARALCDSCKVQAECLEYALTVQEPHGIWGGLNELERRRLLRKRVAEGKTSEGQAS; from the coding sequence ATGCACATCCCTCGACTGGCGGTCGACCGGCTGACCGAGCCGACCTGGCGTGTCGACGCGCAGTGCCGGCAGAAGAACGCCGGCTACTTCTTCGCCCCCTCGCACTTCGAGCGCAAGGAGGAGAAGTCCGCCCGTGAAGGTGCGGCCCGTGCCCTCTGTGACAGTTGCAAGGTGCAGGCCGAGTGCCTGGAGTACGCCCTGACGGTGCAGGAGCCGCACGGCATCTGGGGCGGTCTGAACGAACTGGAGCGCCGGCGCCTGCTTCGCAAGCGGGTGGCGGAGGGAAAGACCAGCGAAGGGCAGGCCAGCTAG